Proteins encoded by one window of Arachis ipaensis cultivar K30076 chromosome B04, Araip1.1, whole genome shotgun sequence:
- the LOC107638166 gene encoding isoflavone-7-O-methyltransferase 6-like has product MKNMVEKMDLLSGRKANEIFEGQVHVYKHIFAHLDSMCLKWCIELEIPTIIYNHEKPITLHELISILQVPPSKISGVERLMRHLSHNGFFDIVTIHDDDDENKEEKEAYALTIASELLVKGTEYCLTPMAKCGLNPLMSSSFNLLGKWTLEENLSLSEISLGTNLWDFLSKNPSILTSFNESMASDSQMVKLALKDHSAVFEGLESIVDVGGGNGTISKIISDMFPKLKCIVFDLPHVVENFSGTSSNNLSFIGGDMFNFIPEADAVLLKWILHDWDDEHCVKILKKCKDAISNNTKGGKAIVIDLVINEKQDEFGLTQMKLRMDIAMTTLNGKERSEEEFKRLFLEAGFQDYKIFPLTGMYSLIEVYP; this is encoded by the exons ATGAAAAACATGGTAGAAAAAATGGATTTACTAAGTGGTCGCAAAGCAAATGAGATTTTTGAAGGGCAAGTTCATGTGTACAAACATATATTTGCTCACTTAGATTCTATGTGCCTTAAATGGTGCATTGAGTTAGAAATACCAACCATAATCTACAACCATGAAAAACCCATCACCCTTCATGAATTGATATCAATTTTACAAGTTCCACCATCCAAAATTAGTGGTGTGGAACGTCTTATGCGCCACCTAAGTCACAATGGATTCTTTGATATTGTAACAATccatgatgatgacgatgaaaacaaagaagaaaaagaagcatatGCTCTCACTATTGCTTCTGAGCTTCTTGTTAAAGGCACTGAATATTGTTTAACTCCAATGGCTAAGTGTGGTCTTAATCCACTTATGTCAAGTTCTTTTAACTTATTAGGAAAATGGACTTTAGAAGAAAATCTTAGTTTATCTGAAATTTCCCTTGGAACAAATCTTTGGGACTTTCTTAGCAAAAACCCTTCAATTTTGACTTCCTTTAATGAGTCAATGGCTAGTGACTCTCAAATGGTGAAGTTGGCATTGAAAGATCATAGTGCTGTTTTTGAAGGGTTGGAATCTATTGTAGATGTTGGTGGTGGAAATGGAACCATATCTAAGATTATTAGTGACATGTTTCCCAAATTGAAGTGCATAGTGTTTGACCTTCCACATGTTGTGGAGAATTTTTCAGGAACCAGCAGCAACAATTTAAGCTTTATTGGTGGAGACATGTTCAATTTTATACCTGAGGCTGATGCTGTTCTACTTAAG tgGATTCTACACGATTGGGATGATGAACATTGTGTAAAGATATTGAAGAAATGCAAAGATGCAATTTCAAATAATACTAAAGGAGGAAAAGCAATTGTCATAGATCTTGTGATAAATGAAAAACAAGATGAATTTGGACTTACTCAAATGAAGCTCAGAATGGATATTGCCATGACAACTTTGAATGGAAAGGAGAGAAGTGAAGAGGAGTTCAAGAGGCTTTTTTTGGAAGCAGGCTTTCAAGATTATAAAATATTTCCTTTAACCGGAATGTATTCTCTTATTGAGGTTTATCCTTAG